The following coding sequences lie in one Arachis hypogaea cultivar Tifrunner chromosome 4, arahy.Tifrunner.gnm2.J5K5, whole genome shotgun sequence genomic window:
- the LOC112796062 gene encoding BTB/POZ domain-containing protein At5g47800 isoform X2: MKFMKLGTRPDTFYTEQATRTLVSNIAVDLVIKINDITYLLHKAPLLPKCGLLQQLCSDFSDPEPVSLELHDIPGGENAFELCAKFCYGMSINISAHNIVPAFCAAKFLQMNESIEKGNFVGKLEAFFNSCILEGWKDSIVAIQATDKLPLWSENLGIIRKCIDSIIEKILTPSPQVKWSYTYTRPGYARKQHHSVPKDWWTEDVSDLGIDLFRCIIMAIRSTYVLPHQLIGEALHVYACKWLPGLTNIRSSGSSLAQTEESKAKNQKILETIVSMIPADKGSVSVGFLLKLLSISSHLGISPTTKTELIKRASIQFEEATVSDLLYHSTSSSDQNFYDTELVLAVLESFFKFWKSKPPSVVDNRQFLKSVRNVGKLIDSYLQVVARDNNMPVSKFVALAEAVPAIGRSEHDDLYQAINIYLKVHPDLGKAEKRRLCRILQCQRLSPEARAHAVKNELLPLRTVVQLVYFEQEKGSNNNKATTTTTINHHKLQKSHHDLLQGAAAKRPAAKVAYDTQSLGINKEELMRRMSHAESREKVQNRSKISDGKLALEIEKKMVIGGGTKEECTSGCKLELVSKKSMRKVRSNKSEHGHGNGK, translated from the exons atgaagTTCATGAAACTTGGGACAAGGCCAGATACTTTCTACACTGAACAAGCTACCAG GACTTTGGTTTCAAATATAGCTGTAGACCTTGTGATAAAAATCAATGATATTACTTATTTGCTACACAAG GCTCCGCTTCTTCCGAAATGTGGTCTTCTGCAACAACTTTGCAGTGACTTCAGTGATCCTGAGCCTGTTTCTCTAGAGCTTCATGATATACCCGGAGGCgaaaatgcttttgaactctgtGCCAAGTTCTGTTATGGCATGTCAATCAATATTAGTGCTCATAACATTGTGCCAGCATTCTGTGCAGCTAAGTTCCTCCAAATGAACGAATCGATCGAGAAGGGTAACTTTGTAGGGAAGCTTGAGGCTTTCTTCAATTCTTGTATTCTTGAAGGTTGGAAGGATTCCATTGTAGCAATTCAGGCCACTGATAAGTTACCACTTTGGTCAGAGAATCTTGGAATAATAAGAAAGTGCATTGATTCAATTATTGAGAAAATTCTCACACCCTCACCACAG GTTAAATGGTCCTACACCTACACGAGGCCCGGTTATGCTAGAAAACAGCATCATTCTGTCCCAAAGGATTGGTGGACAGAGGACGTGTCAGATCTTGGTATAGATCTTTTCCGGTGCATAATAATGGCAATCAGATCAACATATGTGTTGCCACACCAGCTTATTGGTGAAGCATTGCACGTCTATGCTTGCAAGTGGCTACCTGGCCTCACAAATATTAGAAGTTCAGGAAGTTCACTAGCACAGACCGAAGAATCAAAAGCGAAAAACCAAAAAATTCTTGAGACAATTGTAAGCATGATTCCTGCAGATAAAGGATCGGTTTCAGTTGGCTTCTTGTTGAAACTTCTCAGCATTTCGAGTCATCTTGGCATCTCGCCAACGACGAAAACAGAACTGATAAAAAGAGCCAGCATACAGTTTGAGGAAGCAACGGTGAGCGACTTGCTCTATCATTCGACCTCTTCTTCGGACCAGAATTTCTATGACACAGAATTAGTCCTAGCAGTTCTTGAGAGTTTCTTCAAGTTTTGGAAGAGCAAGCCCCCTAGTGTAGTTGATAACAGACAATTCTTGAAATCGGTCAGAAATGTTGGGAAGCTCATTGATTCCTATCTTCAAGTGGTTGCAAGGGATAATAACATGCCAGTATCAAAGTTTGTAGCTCTTGCTGAAGCCGTGCCGGCTATTGGCCGATCAGAGCATGATGATCTTTACCAGGCAATCAACATCTATCTTAAG GTGCATCCTGATCTTGGCAAGGCAGAGAAGAGGCGCTTGTGCCGGATTCTACAATGCCAAAGACTGTCTCCAGAGGCGCGAGCGCACGCAGTTAAGAACGAGCTTCTGCCACTAAGAACAGTGGTTCAGCTTGTCTACTTTGAACAAGAGAAAGGCTCTAACAATAATAAggcaacaacaaccacaaccatCAATCATCACAAGCTACAAAAATCACATCATGATTTACTTCAAGGAGCAGCAGCGAAGCGGCCGGCTGCTAAAGTCGCGTACGACACACAATCTTTAGGCATAAACAAAGAGGAACTCATGAGAAGAATGTCTCATGCCGAGAGCAGAGAAAAGGTTCAAAACAGAAGTAAAATATCAGATGGTAAATTGGCATTGGAGATTGAAAAGAAGATGGTTATAGGAGGAGGAACAAAAGAAGAATGTACATCAGGGTGCAAGTTGGAATTGGTTTCAAAGAAAAGCATGAGAAAGGTAAGGAGTAATAAATCAGAACATGGCCATGGAAATGGAAAATAG
- the LOC112796062 gene encoding BTB/POZ domain-containing protein At5g47800 isoform X1 — translation MKFMKLGTRPDTFYTEQATRTLVSNIAVDLVIKINDITYLLHKLQAPLLPKCGLLQQLCSDFSDPEPVSLELHDIPGGENAFELCAKFCYGMSINISAHNIVPAFCAAKFLQMNESIEKGNFVGKLEAFFNSCILEGWKDSIVAIQATDKLPLWSENLGIIRKCIDSIIEKILTPSPQVKWSYTYTRPGYARKQHHSVPKDWWTEDVSDLGIDLFRCIIMAIRSTYVLPHQLIGEALHVYACKWLPGLTNIRSSGSSLAQTEESKAKNQKILETIVSMIPADKGSVSVGFLLKLLSISSHLGISPTTKTELIKRASIQFEEATVSDLLYHSTSSSDQNFYDTELVLAVLESFFKFWKSKPPSVVDNRQFLKSVRNVGKLIDSYLQVVARDNNMPVSKFVALAEAVPAIGRSEHDDLYQAINIYLKVHPDLGKAEKRRLCRILQCQRLSPEARAHAVKNELLPLRTVVQLVYFEQEKGSNNNKATTTTTINHHKLQKSHHDLLQGAAAKRPAAKVAYDTQSLGINKEELMRRMSHAESREKVQNRSKISDGKLALEIEKKMVIGGGTKEECTSGCKLELVSKKSMRKVRSNKSEHGHGNGK, via the exons atgaagTTCATGAAACTTGGGACAAGGCCAGATACTTTCTACACTGAACAAGCTACCAG GACTTTGGTTTCAAATATAGCTGTAGACCTTGTGATAAAAATCAATGATATTACTTATTTGCTACACAAG CTGCAGGCTCCGCTTCTTCCGAAATGTGGTCTTCTGCAACAACTTTGCAGTGACTTCAGTGATCCTGAGCCTGTTTCTCTAGAGCTTCATGATATACCCGGAGGCgaaaatgcttttgaactctgtGCCAAGTTCTGTTATGGCATGTCAATCAATATTAGTGCTCATAACATTGTGCCAGCATTCTGTGCAGCTAAGTTCCTCCAAATGAACGAATCGATCGAGAAGGGTAACTTTGTAGGGAAGCTTGAGGCTTTCTTCAATTCTTGTATTCTTGAAGGTTGGAAGGATTCCATTGTAGCAATTCAGGCCACTGATAAGTTACCACTTTGGTCAGAGAATCTTGGAATAATAAGAAAGTGCATTGATTCAATTATTGAGAAAATTCTCACACCCTCACCACAG GTTAAATGGTCCTACACCTACACGAGGCCCGGTTATGCTAGAAAACAGCATCATTCTGTCCCAAAGGATTGGTGGACAGAGGACGTGTCAGATCTTGGTATAGATCTTTTCCGGTGCATAATAATGGCAATCAGATCAACATATGTGTTGCCACACCAGCTTATTGGTGAAGCATTGCACGTCTATGCTTGCAAGTGGCTACCTGGCCTCACAAATATTAGAAGTTCAGGAAGTTCACTAGCACAGACCGAAGAATCAAAAGCGAAAAACCAAAAAATTCTTGAGACAATTGTAAGCATGATTCCTGCAGATAAAGGATCGGTTTCAGTTGGCTTCTTGTTGAAACTTCTCAGCATTTCGAGTCATCTTGGCATCTCGCCAACGACGAAAACAGAACTGATAAAAAGAGCCAGCATACAGTTTGAGGAAGCAACGGTGAGCGACTTGCTCTATCATTCGACCTCTTCTTCGGACCAGAATTTCTATGACACAGAATTAGTCCTAGCAGTTCTTGAGAGTTTCTTCAAGTTTTGGAAGAGCAAGCCCCCTAGTGTAGTTGATAACAGACAATTCTTGAAATCGGTCAGAAATGTTGGGAAGCTCATTGATTCCTATCTTCAAGTGGTTGCAAGGGATAATAACATGCCAGTATCAAAGTTTGTAGCTCTTGCTGAAGCCGTGCCGGCTATTGGCCGATCAGAGCATGATGATCTTTACCAGGCAATCAACATCTATCTTAAG GTGCATCCTGATCTTGGCAAGGCAGAGAAGAGGCGCTTGTGCCGGATTCTACAATGCCAAAGACTGTCTCCAGAGGCGCGAGCGCACGCAGTTAAGAACGAGCTTCTGCCACTAAGAACAGTGGTTCAGCTTGTCTACTTTGAACAAGAGAAAGGCTCTAACAATAATAAggcaacaacaaccacaaccatCAATCATCACAAGCTACAAAAATCACATCATGATTTACTTCAAGGAGCAGCAGCGAAGCGGCCGGCTGCTAAAGTCGCGTACGACACACAATCTTTAGGCATAAACAAAGAGGAACTCATGAGAAGAATGTCTCATGCCGAGAGCAGAGAAAAGGTTCAAAACAGAAGTAAAATATCAGATGGTAAATTGGCATTGGAGATTGAAAAGAAGATGGTTATAGGAGGAGGAACAAAAGAAGAATGTACATCAGGGTGCAAGTTGGAATTGGTTTCAAAGAAAAGCATGAGAAAGGTAAGGAGTAATAAATCAGAACATGGCCATGGAAATGGAAAATAG